The Caballeronia sp. Lep1P3 genome window below encodes:
- a CDS encoding barstar family protein, producing the protein MSDNIYAHDHGVASDLFATGDGNLFQRVLRLRMTEHDNRPDDEPNGSPDAASHAQDESESLFATVRPNIVQSIRAFRVQELADEANRLGQHFLYAYLGQAQSKQEVLETIALSFLFPKHFGKNYDALYDCLTDLVQKAGSQPGFVIVLEQLPIAQKFDKEGRETLLDVFRDAAEFWAERRVAFRVFYSFV; encoded by the coding sequence ATGAGCGACAACATCTACGCGCACGACCACGGCGTCGCGAGTGATCTTTTCGCCACCGGCGATGGCAACCTGTTCCAGCGAGTATTGCGGCTACGCATGACAGAACACGACAACAGACCCGACGACGAGCCGAACGGGAGTCCCGACGCGGCGTCCCATGCGCAGGACGAGTCGGAGTCTCTTTTCGCGACGGTGCGGCCCAACATCGTGCAGTCCATCCGCGCGTTTCGCGTGCAGGAACTTGCCGACGAAGCCAACCGCCTCGGCCAGCATTTTCTGTATGCGTATCTGGGCCAGGCGCAGAGCAAACAGGAAGTGCTGGAGACGATCGCGTTGTCGTTCCTGTTTCCGAAGCACTTCGGCAAGAACTACGACGCGCTCTACGATTGCCTCACCGATCTCGTCCAGAAGGCCGGTTCTCAGCCGGGTTTCGTGATCGTGCTCGAACAATTGCCGATCGCGCAGAAGTTCGACAAAGAAGGGCGCGAGACGCTGCTCGACGTTTTCCGTGATGCCGCCGAGTTCTGGGCCGAGCGGCGCGTCGCGTTCCGCGTTTTTTATTCGTTCGTTTGA
- the gap gene encoding type I glyceraldehyde-3-phosphate dehydrogenase, whose protein sequence is MTIRVAINGYGRIGRNTLRAFYENGKKHDIEIVAINDLGDAKTNAHLTQYDTAHGKFPGQVSVDGDFLVVNGDKIRVLANRNPAELPWGELNVDVVMECTGFFTTKEKASAHIKGGAKKVIISAPGGKDVDATVVYGVNHNVLKASDTVISNASCTTNCLAPLVKPLNDKIGLVNGLMTTIHAYTNDQVLTDVYHEDLRRARSATHSQIPTKTGAASAVGLVLPELNGKLDGYAIRVPTINVSVVDLSFIAARDTTVEEVNRIMKEASEGALKGILGYNDAPLVSIDFNHNPASSTFDSTLTKVSGRLVKVSSWYDNEWGFSNRMLDTAVALANAK, encoded by the coding sequence ATGACGATTCGCGTTGCAATCAACGGCTACGGCCGGATCGGCCGCAACACGTTGCGCGCCTTCTACGAGAACGGCAAGAAGCACGACATCGAGATCGTCGCCATCAACGATCTCGGCGACGCCAAGACCAACGCGCACCTGACGCAGTACGACACCGCGCACGGCAAGTTTCCGGGCCAGGTGTCGGTGGACGGCGATTTCCTCGTCGTCAACGGCGACAAGATCCGCGTGCTGGCGAATCGCAATCCGGCCGAACTGCCGTGGGGCGAGCTGAACGTCGACGTGGTGATGGAGTGCACCGGCTTCTTCACGACGAAGGAAAAGGCGAGCGCGCACATCAAGGGCGGCGCGAAGAAGGTCATCATCTCCGCGCCGGGCGGCAAGGACGTGGACGCGACCGTCGTGTACGGCGTGAACCACAACGTGCTGAAGGCGTCGGACACGGTCATCTCGAACGCGTCCTGCACGACGAACTGCCTGGCGCCGCTCGTCAAGCCGCTGAACGACAAGATCGGCCTCGTCAACGGTCTGATGACGACGATCCACGCCTACACGAACGACCAGGTTCTGACCGACGTGTATCACGAAGACCTGCGCCGCGCGCGCTCGGCCACGCACAGCCAGATTCCGACGAAGACGGGCGCGGCGTCCGCCGTCGGTCTCGTGCTGCCGGAGCTGAACGGCAAGCTGGACGGCTACGCGATCCGCGTGCCGACCATCAACGTGTCGGTGGTCGATCTGTCGTTCATCGCCGCGCGCGACACGACGGTCGAGGAAGTGAACCGGATCATGAAGGAAGCGTCGGAAGGCGCGCTCAAGGGCATTCTCGGCTACAACGACGCGCCGCTGGTGTCGATCGACTTCAACCACAACCCGGCTTCGTCGACGTTCGATTCCACGCTCACGAAGGTCTCGGGCCGTCTCGTGAAGGTGTCGAGCTGGTACGACAACGAGTGGGGCTTCTCGAACCGCATGCTGGATACGGCCGTCGCGCTGGCGAACGCGAAATAA
- a CDS encoding 16S rRNA (uracil(1498)-N(3))-methyltransferase: MPRFFVDGPLAAGETLSLPDDVVRHVQVLRLAPGDAITLFDGAGGEYHGALVDIGKRAVLARIDAHSEREAEPPYRVTLAQGVAGGDKMDWLIEKTVELGVGEIVPLIAERGVVRLAGERALRRQAHWQALVRAACEQCGRNRVPEVAAPRDLSAWLAQLPDASDDELRLLLSPRADVAFDALPATPPRGRVTLVIGPEAGFSPKEEGEIVAAGFSALGLGPRVLRTETAGIAVLAALAARWGGW; the protein is encoded by the coding sequence ATGCCACGCTTTTTTGTCGACGGCCCGCTCGCGGCGGGCGAAACGCTTTCCCTTCCCGACGACGTCGTCCGCCACGTTCAGGTGCTGCGCCTCGCTCCCGGCGACGCGATCACGCTCTTCGACGGCGCGGGCGGCGAATATCACGGCGCGCTCGTCGATATCGGCAAGCGCGCGGTGCTCGCGCGCATCGACGCGCACAGCGAGCGCGAAGCCGAGCCGCCCTATCGCGTGACGCTGGCGCAGGGCGTCGCCGGCGGCGACAAGATGGACTGGCTCATCGAGAAAACGGTGGAACTGGGCGTCGGCGAGATCGTGCCGCTGATCGCCGAGCGCGGCGTCGTGCGGCTTGCGGGCGAGCGCGCGCTGCGGCGTCAGGCGCACTGGCAGGCGCTCGTGCGCGCGGCATGCGAGCAATGCGGACGTAATCGCGTGCCGGAAGTCGCCGCGCCGCGCGACCTGAGCGCGTGGCTCGCGCAACTGCCGGACGCATCGGATGACGAGTTGCGGCTGTTGCTGTCGCCGCGCGCCGACGTCGCGTTCGACGCGCTGCCCGCCACGCCTCCGCGCGGTCGCGTCACATTGGTCATCGGTCCGGAAGCGGGCTTTTCGCCGAAGGAGGAAGGCGAGATCGTCGCGGCGGGATTCTCGGCGCTCGGCCTCGGACCGCGCGTGTTGCGCACGGAGACGGCGGGAATCGCGGTGCTGGCGGCGCTGGCCGCGCGCTGGGGCGGATGGTGA
- a CDS encoding outer membrane protein assembly factor BamE, producing MRGTMIAATLAALLAGCSTYDSVTQKIAQSITPYRITVVQGNFVSQEAANQMQVGMSRDQVRTLLGTPLLTDMFHADRWDYVFYFKRGSTSVVQQRDFVVNFASDRVVSWSGGENLPSNLELLAEIDGDKGVKVAKPAAAPTAAAASSAASASAVTAPAGQPSTQPNTAAAFAGDANQQAAQAANRATAQVEMPTGRSQSSVRANVPQSPGAAPGAGSQGMNSQIQLQRKPQTINIPDSSAVGPASTSPAPANAGGQAQFSMPQ from the coding sequence ATGCGTGGAACCATGATCGCAGCAACCCTCGCCGCGTTGCTCGCGGGTTGCTCGACTTACGACAGCGTCACGCAGAAGATCGCGCAGAGCATCACGCCGTATCGCATCACGGTAGTGCAGGGCAATTTCGTTTCGCAGGAAGCGGCGAACCAGATGCAGGTGGGCATGTCGCGCGACCAGGTTCGCACGCTGCTCGGCACGCCGCTGCTCACGGACATGTTCCACGCGGACCGCTGGGACTACGTGTTCTACTTCAAGCGCGGCTCGACTTCCGTCGTGCAGCAGCGCGACTTTGTCGTGAACTTCGCGAGCGATCGCGTCGTGAGCTGGTCGGGTGGCGAGAATCTGCCGTCGAACCTCGAACTGCTCGCCGAGATCGACGGCGACAAGGGCGTGAAGGTCGCGAAGCCGGCGGCGGCTCCCACAGCGGCGGCGGCGTCAAGTGCGGCGTCCGCATCGGCGGTGACGGCGCCGGCTGGCCAGCCGTCCACGCAGCCGAACACGGCGGCCGCTTTCGCCGGCGACGCGAATCAGCAAGCGGCGCAAGCCGCGAACCGCGCGACGGCGCAGGTCGAAATGCCGACCGGCCGCTCGCAATCGTCGGTGCGAGCGAACGTTCCGCAAAGCCCCGGCGCGGCGCCGGGCGCGGGAAGTCAGGGCATGAATTCCCAGATCCAGTTGCAGCGCAAGCCGCAGACCATCAACATTCCCGACAGCAGCGCGGTCGGGCCGGCAAGCACGTCGCCGGCGCCTGCCAATGCGGGCGGACAAGCGCAGTTCTCCATGCCGCAGTAA
- the tkt gene encoding transketolase has translation MTIPTSSPTALMANAIRALAMDAVQQANSGHPGMPMGMAEIGVALWSRHLKHNPSNPHWFDRDRFVLSNGHGSMLLYALLHLTGYDLPMSELKNFRQLHSKTPGHPEVGITPGVETTTGPLGQGVGNAVGMALAEALLAAEFNKADARIVDHHTYVFLGDGCLMEGISHEACSLAGTLKLNKLIALYDDNGISIDGHVEHWFHDDTPKRFEAYGWNVIRGVNGHDVDAVDAAIAQAKQSDKPTLICCRTVIGKGAPTKAGGHDAHGAPLGGDEIAATRAAIGWAYEPFVIPQEVYAAWDGKEEGKRAEGEWNTAFAAYRAKYAKEADEFTRRMKGELPANWKESAAKIIEDANQRAETVATRKASQQAIEGLAAALPELLGGSADLTGSNLTNWKASKAVRAAGDAENGNVNHAGIQWGNHINYGVREFGMSAAINGLALHGGFRPFGGTFLTFSDYSRNALRVAALMKSRSIFVFTHDSIGLGEDGPTHQSVEHVSSLRLIPHLQTWRPADTVETAVAWTHAIEHQGPSTLIFSRQNLQYSPRNDIQIANIAKGGYVLRDWNDDIPARKIILIATGSEVQLAMQAVEALAKDGIGARVVSMPCTNVFDKQDAEYRERVLPKGVARVAIEAGVTDFWRKYVGLEGGVVGIDSFGESAPAGVLFKYFGFTVEHVVETAKAVLAA, from the coding sequence ATGACGATCCCGACTTCCAGCCCGACCGCCCTCATGGCCAACGCAATCCGCGCGCTCGCCATGGACGCCGTTCAACAAGCCAACTCCGGTCATCCCGGCATGCCGATGGGCATGGCCGAAATTGGCGTCGCGCTGTGGTCGCGGCATCTGAAGCACAATCCGTCGAATCCGCACTGGTTCGACCGCGATCGTTTCGTGTTGTCGAACGGTCACGGCTCCATGCTGCTTTACGCGCTGCTGCACCTCACCGGCTACGACCTGCCGATGAGCGAGCTGAAGAACTTCCGCCAGCTTCATTCGAAGACGCCGGGGCATCCGGAAGTGGGCATCACGCCGGGCGTCGAAACGACCACCGGCCCGCTCGGTCAGGGCGTCGGCAACGCGGTCGGCATGGCGCTCGCCGAAGCGCTGCTCGCCGCGGAGTTCAACAAGGCCGACGCGAGAATCGTCGATCACCATACGTATGTGTTCCTCGGCGACGGCTGCCTGATGGAAGGCATCTCGCACGAAGCCTGTTCGCTCGCGGGCACGCTCAAGCTCAACAAGCTGATCGCGCTCTACGACGACAACGGCATTTCCATCGACGGCCACGTCGAGCACTGGTTTCACGACGACACGCCGAAGCGCTTCGAAGCCTACGGCTGGAACGTGATTCGCGGCGTGAACGGTCATGATGTCGACGCGGTCGATGCGGCCATCGCTCAGGCCAAGCAATCGGACAAGCCCACGCTCATCTGCTGCCGCACGGTCATCGGCAAGGGCGCGCCGACGAAGGCGGGCGGTCACGATGCACACGGCGCCCCGCTCGGCGGCGACGAGATCGCGGCGACGCGCGCGGCAATCGGCTGGGCGTATGAGCCGTTCGTGATTCCGCAGGAAGTCTATGCGGCGTGGGATGGCAAGGAAGAGGGCAAGCGCGCCGAAGGCGAGTGGAACACGGCGTTCGCGGCTTATCGCGCGAAATATGCGAAGGAAGCGGACGAGTTCACGCGCCGCATGAAGGGCGAACTGCCCGCGAACTGGAAAGAGAGCGCGGCGAAGATCATCGAGGACGCGAATCAGCGCGCCGAAACCGTGGCGACGCGCAAGGCATCGCAGCAGGCCATCGAAGGTCTCGCCGCCGCGTTGCCTGAACTGCTCGGCGGTTCCGCCGACCTGACCGGTTCCAATCTCACCAACTGGAAGGCGTCCAAAGCCGTGCGCGCCGCGGGCGATGCCGAAAACGGCAACGTGAACCACGCGGGCATCCAGTGGGGCAATCACATCAACTACGGCGTGCGCGAGTTCGGCATGAGCGCGGCCATCAACGGTCTCGCGCTGCATGGCGGCTTCCGTCCGTTCGGCGGCACGTTCCTCACGTTCTCCGACTACAGCCGCAACGCGCTGCGCGTCGCGGCGCTGATGAAGTCGCGTTCGATCTTCGTGTTCACGCACGATTCCATCGGCCTCGGCGAAGACGGCCCGACGCACCAGTCGGTCGAACACGTGTCCAGCCTGCGCCTGATTCCGCATCTGCAGACGTGGCGTCCGGCGGATACGGTCGAAACGGCTGTCGCGTGGACGCATGCCATCGAGCATCAAGGCCCGTCGACGCTGATCTTCAGCCGCCAGAACCTGCAATACTCGCCGCGCAACGACATCCAGATCGCCAACATCGCGAAGGGCGGCTACGTGCTGCGCGACTGGAACGACGACATCCCCGCGCGCAAGATCATCCTGATCGCGACCGGCTCCGAAGTGCAGCTCGCGATGCAGGCGGTCGAGGCGCTCGCGAAGGACGGCATCGGCGCGCGCGTCGTGTCGATGCCCTGCACGAATGTCTTCGACAAGCAGGACGCCGAGTATCGCGAGCGCGTGCTGCCGAAGGGCGTCGCGCGCGTGGCGATCGAAGCGGGCGTGACGGATTTCTGGCGCAAGTACGTGGGCCTGGAAGGCGGCGTGGTCGGCATCGACTCGTTCGGTGAATCGGCGCCGGCCGGCGTGCTCTTCAAGTACTTCGGCTTCACGGTGGAGCACGTCGTCGAAACGGCGAAGGCCGTTCTCGCGGCGTAA
- the dapB gene encoding 4-hydroxy-tetrahydrodipicolinate reductase, with protein sequence MKIAIAGASGRMGRMLIETVLNDPDAQLVGALDRPGVPQLGQDAGALLGKTTGVTLTDDIERVFAQADYLIDFTRPEGTLAHLEAALRHNVKMVIGTTGFSDEQKARLKQAGEKIGVVFAPNMSVGVNVTLKLLEFAAKHFAQGYDIEIIEAHHRHKVDAPSGTALAMGEVVANALGRDLKDCAVYAREGVTGERDPSTIGFSAIRGGDIVGDHTVLFAGIGERVEITHKSASRLSYAQGALRAVRFLGAHETGFFDMQDVLGLR encoded by the coding sequence ATGAAGATCGCCATCGCCGGGGCGTCGGGCCGCATGGGCCGGATGCTGATCGAAACCGTTCTCAACGACCCCGACGCGCAACTCGTCGGCGCACTCGACCGTCCGGGCGTGCCGCAACTCGGGCAGGACGCCGGTGCGCTCCTCGGCAAGACGACGGGCGTCACGCTCACCGACGACATCGAACGCGTGTTCGCGCAAGCCGACTATCTGATCGACTTCACGCGTCCCGAAGGCACGCTCGCGCATCTGGAAGCGGCGCTGCGTCACAACGTGAAGATGGTCATCGGCACGACCGGCTTCTCCGACGAGCAGAAGGCGCGGCTGAAGCAGGCGGGCGAAAAGATCGGCGTCGTGTTCGCGCCGAACATGAGCGTCGGCGTGAACGTGACGCTCAAGCTGCTCGAATTCGCCGCGAAGCATTTCGCGCAGGGCTACGACATCGAGATCATCGAGGCGCATCACCGGCACAAGGTCGATGCGCCGTCCGGCACCGCGCTCGCGATGGGCGAAGTGGTCGCCAACGCGCTCGGCCGCGACTTGAAGGACTGCGCCGTGTACGCGCGCGAAGGCGTGACCGGCGAACGCGATCCGTCGACCATCGGTTTCTCCGCGATTCGCGGCGGCGATATCGTCGGCGATCACACGGTGCTGTTCGCGGGCATCGGCGAGCGCGTCGAGATCACGCACAAGTCCGCGAGCCGTCTCTCGTATGCGCAGGGCGCGTTGCGCGCGGTGCGCT
- a CDS encoding glyoxalase/bleomycin resistance/extradiol dioxygenase family protein produces the protein MTDPRPADVPWLTPYLTVRDARVSIAFYEKALGFAVRDSVNDDGTVIHVEMTYRGQLILMFAPEGAYGSQARTPKSAGQMAPQSFYLYVDDVDATFAHALAVGAKALIEPQDQFWGDRFAQIEDPDGYRWAIARHLR, from the coding sequence ATGACCGACCCACGCCCCGCCGACGTTCCCTGGCTGACGCCCTACCTGACCGTGCGCGATGCGCGCGTGAGCATTGCGTTCTACGAGAAGGCGCTCGGCTTCGCGGTGCGCGACAGCGTGAATGACGACGGCACGGTCATCCATGTCGAGATGACGTATCGCGGGCAGTTGATTCTGATGTTCGCGCCAGAGGGCGCTTACGGATCACAGGCGCGCACGCCGAAGAGCGCCGGGCAGATGGCGCCGCAGTCGTTCTATCTGTATGTCGACGATGTCGACGCCACGTTCGCGCACGCGCTCGCGGTCGGCGCCAAGGCGCTCATCGAACCGCAGGATCAGTTCTGGGGCGACCGCTTCGCCCAAATTGAAGATCCGGACGGCTATCGCTGGGCCATCGCCCGGCATCTGCGCTAG
- a CDS encoding ribonuclease yields MKRASALACIVVLSVVLGGCGKDESRSDAPAVANAASVSEANAVARKPDEPLAQPGVGQSPAAVRQTRDDTLGTVAVAQLPKQAVQTLRLIEAGGPFRYEKDGVVFGNRERLLPQHPRGYYHEYTVPTPRARDRGARRIVCGGPKRQIGDCFYSDDHYASFKRIAG; encoded by the coding sequence GTGAAGCGTGCATCGGCACTCGCCTGCATCGTCGTATTGAGCGTCGTTCTGGGCGGCTGCGGCAAGGACGAATCGCGCAGCGACGCGCCTGCGGTGGCGAACGCGGCGTCGGTCAGCGAGGCGAACGCCGTAGCGCGCAAGCCGGATGAACCGCTCGCGCAGCCGGGCGTCGGCCAGTCGCCGGCCGCTGTCCGGCAGACGCGGGACGATACGCTCGGCACGGTCGCCGTCGCGCAGTTGCCGAAGCAGGCTGTGCAGACGCTCAGACTGATAGAAGCGGGCGGCCCTTTCCGTTACGAGAAGGACGGCGTCGTGTTCGGCAATCGCGAACGTTTGCTGCCGCAGCATCCACGCGGCTACTACCACGAATACACAGTCCCCACGCCGCGCGCGCGGGATCGGGGCGCGCGCCGGATCGTGTGCGGCGGACCGAAGCGGCAGATCGGCGATTGCTTCTATTCGGACGACCATTACGCCAGTTTTAAACGCATTGCGGGATAA
- the fur gene encoding ferric iron uptake transcriptional regulator yields the protein MTNPSDLKNIGLKATLPRLKILEIFQHSPVRHLTAEDVYRNLLSEELDIGLATVYRVLTQFEQAGLLSRSNFESGKAVFELNEGSHHDHLVCIDCGRVEEFFDAEIERRQQSIAKERGFKLHEHALALYGACTKENCPHRKH from the coding sequence ATGACCAATCCCTCCGATCTGAAAAATATCGGGCTCAAGGCGACCCTGCCCCGCCTCAAGATTCTGGAAATCTTCCAGCATAGTCCGGTGCGTCATCTGACCGCCGAAGACGTCTATCGCAACCTGCTCAGCGAAGAACTGGACATCGGACTGGCGACGGTTTATCGCGTGCTCACGCAGTTCGAGCAGGCGGGCCTTCTGTCGCGAAGCAACTTCGAATCCGGCAAGGCCGTGTTCGAACTGAACGAAGGCTCGCATCACGATCACCTCGTCTGCATCGACTGCGGCCGCGTCGAGGAATTCTTCGATGCCGAGATCGAACGCCGTCAGCAATCCATCGCGAAGGAACGCGGTTTCAAGCTGCACGAACATGCGCTTGCGCTCTACGGCGCGTGCACGAAAGAGAACTGCCCGCACCGCAAGCACTGA